Within Dromaius novaehollandiae isolate bDroNov1 chromosome 15, bDroNov1.hap1, whole genome shotgun sequence, the genomic segment CACGGATGGAGAAATGACATCTTACTGCTGAAAACAGGGATGATTGGCTGAGAATATAAGACGGGGCGGGAGAAAGAGGACATAAGGGATGCTCAGGGCTCTAAGGCGGTGTAAATGCAACGATGCAACAGCCTATTGGGTGGGAGGACACGAAGAAGCGCTCTGTGAGCACGTCGGGGAGCAGAAGATTATAGAGGGGTTGTGTAGCGGTGAGTGAGACCGCGGAGGTCCCGGGACGTGCCCTCAGGGCCACAAAAAGTTTGATTCCTCGGCTATTCGAGCCAAAATAGCTTGGTGGGTGGGTAAATTGGAGGGAAGGGAGTAGGAAACGGTTCAGAGAGGGCAAATTGAAGGCAAAGGCTATATCAAAGATGAGGTTTTAAGAAGTGGTTACATTATCCGCTGTGATGAGCTACCAAGGGAGGCGTCTATATTTAAAGGTATTTAATACGGCTTATGGAAATAACGTAGTTGGGGAAAGAGACCGAGTGTGGCGAGGAGACCCATAAGATTAGAAGCGCTGAAGTGGCAGGACCTGTAAGTGGTGACACGGAAGAGTGGTCGAACAAGAGTGAGAGTGGAGAAACTGAATGTTATGACATACTTGAGACACTGGGCATCTGAATGTGAGAGACTGGGGTCTCCACTCCTCTGCCTTCATGGCATAGCAGTGTTACTCTCTTCAGAGAAGGAGCGGCTGAGTTGTAATTGGCCATAGATATTAATATTGCTAAGCGTTTTATTTTTGGCTATGACCCAGAACTTTTGACGTGAACAGTACATTAATCGTGCAATCAACCCATGTCAGACATTCGTCTGGTCTGGACCGGAAAAGAAATGTGGCAGGAATGGGAGGACTGGTTGGGTGTTAATACATAGCCGGCAATACTTATGTTCCAGTGATCAATACTGTATGACTTCCGGGGACATCACTCTCTTTCCAAGGTAGAGAGTGGAAGGAGACAACAGGACAAAAGATGCCAAAATATTAAAGCAAGACTATAACATTATGAAAAAGAGAATTGTAGGCAGGACCCCTTAGCGCCTTATAAACAAGCATTAGGCAACActacagaagaaaaggaagagatgtagcagaaagctgaagaaattaTCTCAGATGGTAAATGAGTAGTAAATGAGCGAATTAACAACGAAAAAATCGGTGAAGGTTGCCAAATACTTCTGAAAGATTAGTAAATCGTGGAAAGAGGCAAAGGTACAATCACTTTAACTATTTGTGGCCATTGTTCACTGATCAGTTTCTTCCAGCCGATGTTTCAGGCACCAGTGTGCATAACCacagctttttaatttaaatattaggatttaaaaaaaaatcgaCCTTTGAAGTGGTCTGTCCGTTCAACGAGAGGAACTTGGGTTCAGGATTCCTGGGTGAGTAGAGCGCGTGTGTTGTCACTGTATATGCATCTAGGTATAACAACACTGTTCCAGCGTTCCCAGAAGCATGTATTTATCTTTGCCATCGGCCAAGGCCAAGGAAAAACTTTTGGTGTCTTCCCTTTGACTTCACTAGGTGGTATTACATTGGTCTAGCGTGTTTATAGTAACTGCACATTATTACAGAGAAGTAAGAACAGTATCATTTCCCATATTATAGAGGACATCACATTCTGATAGATGGGAAGTCTGGGGGAATTTGGGGCGGGGAGGGTCTAGATGGTAATTTTATGGTGACTAAGTGGGAATTAGGGATTTCCACcgttaatggggggggggggggcaggtaaaTAGCATGCTGTAAAGATTATATTTATGTTATATACTGTATACAATGGCCCACTGGCCAAATTTATAAGGTCTATGAGTTAAGACAGATACAAACCACCCCCGCAGCTCTTACAGGTGCTGTAGTATCAATataataaatggaaaatgcaaCATTCAAACATTGCCAGGAGACTTGAGAATCTTAATAATCGCAAACACTTGTGCTGCGGTGGACCAAGGCTTGCTCTATTGGCGTTAGTATAGGAACCTCTCTTAGAGGTTTTGCTGAGTTAAGGATACAGACAGACGTATCgaatttttatttaatgaatCATTTCTGGCTGTGGTCCCAGTTTTCTCCTATTTTTAGGGGCACTGATAGTTTGCATAATTGAAATGTTCTTTTTCACTGGCCTGGAAATTTTCAGctgcatgaaaaaaaatagaaacagagcCGGTGCAAGAATGGTTAAGGTCTGCCTTTGCAGCGTATTTATAGCCTCTTCCTTTTGATTGATCAGGATCTCATGATAATAAGCTCTCGTAGAAGAAAGCTGGAAACGGAGAGGATCGGGGAGTTTTCATGGGCTGAAAACAGACTGTAAAAATTGCTGCGGAAAGGGATTGACCCGTGCTTTTAGGgaatgtattttgaaatgcatTCCACCTTCTCCCAACCCCCGAGTGAGCAGTGGCTATCTATACCCTTGATGCAGGAAGTCGTGGGAGCGGAGAGCTTTGATCTCCACGCGTGGTCTGTTATTTCTCTGTGTTATCAGCTTGTCTCTTGCCAGTGTTCCCGAGCATGTCCTAAATATCAGACCTCCCTGGCATCGATACCTGTTTCTGTGCAAGTGACTCTACTGCTGCAGCTTCCCCCTGCTCACCCGAGCTGTCCCGATCCTGCTCTGGCGGGTTGGGTGGGAGCTCTTCTGTGGTTGCGGGTGATCACACTGGGGCAGTTAGGCGAGAGACTCTTTTCTCCAATAATCGGAGTTATTTTGTCTTGTCCGGAAAGAGAATCAGGCAAGAGTTTTATtatattgtattatttttattatttttacttttactatttttattatttttgcttaaaaGGGCAGAGACGACTGCCTGCTTTAATCGCGCTCTTAAACCCCTTCTGGGAGATGTTGTGCTCAGCCGGAGTGTGCCGGGACTGTGCTGACCCGTGTTTAGCCTATGCCTGTCACTTCTCATACGCGTTTCCCTTCCACCTCGGTACTCTGACAGCGTGAGACGGGCGCATCCTCTCGCTGGCTCTTCTACGAATATGCAAGGACCAGCGAGAGGGAGGGAGCATGTcttttctgcatctctctctcacGGAAACACTTTCCTGCTGCAGACTTGGGGGCCCAGAGGCCCCTCGCAACTCCTTAGAGGCGttaaagagaaaggaggagaggagaaaaaaaaaaaaaaaaagaaaggaaggagccGGCCGGCGGGTTTTTCGGGAGCGTGGGGTCCGCAGCCCCttccccgcggcggcggtgcAGCTCGTGGCGCGGCCTCTGGGTGGCGCCgtcgccgcgggccgccgcggcgtGTAGCCGGCGcgctcggccgccgggccggcacagcgagcggcggcggcggcgggcgcagcagAGCTGCCGACTCTCCGCGCtcggctgccggcggcgcgggggagccgcaGCGGTTCAGGCGCGCTGCCTTCGCCTGCAGCAAACTTTTCGCCTTTCCGTCGGTACACCCTCGCGCCGGTTCCTTTTGCACTGGGAACTTCAGGTCTTTGCTGAAATACTGGATTATGTTACTGCTGAGACGGTCTGCAGGGAGCTGAGCCAGGGGAGGAAGAATGCGGGTCTATTTAATGGTCTTCTGCCTTATTTCCTGCACCGCGAATGGACAAATAGTGTATTCTGTGACCGAGGAAATGGAGCGTGGAGTGTCTGTTGGAAACATAGCAAAAGACTTAGGAATAAATGCGGCTACACTTTCATCCCGGAAATTTCGCGTGATCACCGGTTCAAGTAAGCAATATTTTAATATAGATGTAAGCACGGGGGCTTTATCTATTAAGCAGCCCATAGACAGAGAGCAGGTTTGCAAATTAAAATCTACCTGTTTTCTGAATTATGAACTTGTGCTAGAAAACCCTCTAGAGCTTTATAGGATGGAATTTAAAGTCCTGGACATAAATGACAACTCACCTAGCTTTCCTTTAAGTGAATATCACATAAATGTGGCTGAGTTCCTGTCACCTGGGGCACGGTTTACACTCCCCACTGCCCAAGATTCTGATGAAGGTTCCAACAGTGTCCAGAATTATACTCTGAGCCCTAATGAACATTTCTGTTTGGAAATGCAGACACATGGGGACGGGAGTAAGTATCCTGAATTAGTGCTGGAGAAAGCCTTAGACAGGGAGCAGCAAGCCACTCACAGACTTATCCTTACAGCCAAAGATGGTGGGAATCCCCCAAAGTCTGGTGACGTCCAGGTCATTGTGACTGTGCTGGATACCAATGACAATGCACCGGAATTTGAGCACTCAGTCTACAGGGCGAGTATGTTGGAAAACTCCCCCAATGGCACTTTGGTAGTCCAAGTGCATGCCACGGACATGGACGAAGGTCCAAATGGAGAAGTCAGGTATTCATTTAGCAATAGCACTGCTGCTGATCTACAGCAAATATTCTTAATTCACCCTCACACAGGGGAGGTGACGGTCAATGGTGTTTTAGCTGTTCAGAGGCCTCTTCTTGAGATGCTTATTGAGGCAAGGGACAAAGGGGCATTTGGCATGTCCAGCACAGCTAAGCTGCTGGTGGAAATCACTGATGTGAACAATCATGCCCCAGAGATAACAATTGCATCCCTTTCTAGTCCCATCCCTGAAGATGCTGTGCCTGGCACTGTGATAGCTCTTCTGAGTATTATGGATAAAGACCCTGGGGAGAATGGGAAGATAACCTGCCAGATCCCTGACAACCTTCCCTTCCAGCTAAAACCTTCCCTTGAAAACTACTACAGCCTGGTCACTAGCGGGCTTCTGGACCGAGAGCTGATTAGTGAGTACAACATCACCATTACTGCCACAGACCTGGGCTTCCCTCCCATTACCACTCGGAAGACTCTTTGGGTGCAGATTTCTGATGTGAATGACAACCCCCCTGTCTTCGCTGTTGATGTATGTGACGTTTCTGTGGAGGAAAACAATGCACTTGGTGCTTTTCTCTACCAGGTTTCAGCATCTGACCCTGATGTGGGGGAAAATGGACGGGTCTCTTACACACTCAGGAACTCCACGGTtgcaggcagtgccctggccAGTTTTTTGTCTGTGAGCTTGGCCAATGGGAGCATCTATGCAAAGCGTGCCTTTGACTTTGAGCAGCTTAGGAGCTTCCACTTCCAAGTGGAAGCGAAGGACAATGGATCACCAGCCTTGAGCACTGCCATAACTGTGAATGTTTACATCTCAGACCAGAATGACAATGCCCCAGCCATCCTGTATCCCACCAGCCAGAATGGCTCGGTGGCTGTGGAAATTGTGCCCCGCCTGGCCGATGAGGGTTACTTGGTGACCAAAGTGGTGGCAGATGATGATGACAATGCACAGAATGCCTGGCTTTCCTATCACCTGTCCCACTCCTCTGATTCCACACTGTTCCACTTGGTACCACACTCTGGTGAGCTGCGCACCACACGCTCCATGCGCTCCACTGACTTTCTCAAGCACAAGGTGGTCGTGGTGGTGCAGGACCATGGGGACCCGCCACTCTCTTCTACTGTGACCGTGGGTATCCTGCTGGCTGACTCCCTGCCCCAGGCACTGCCTGACTTTGATGACAGTGGGGAGCCACCACCACTGCTCAACGCCACAAACCTCTACCTGATTGTTTCCCTTGCCTGTATctcctgtgtctttgcagcattcGTCCTCTTCCTCACCCTTGCACGGCTGTGCCACTGCGCAACTTCCCACCACCATagatgctgcagctgctgctactgctgcccAGTGGATGAGTATGAGAAGTATTGCTACAACGTGCGCATGCTTCCCAGCTCGCACCTCACACCAGATGTGCTGGAAGTTGCTGGTGTGGGCAAACTGACTCATACCTACTTGTACAGGGCATCCGTAGGCCTTCAGCTTGGTAATGGCAGTATCCCAAATGATGATGCCGGGAACCTTCCCAGTGGCTTGGGGTTACAAATGCCAGGACCTTGCATCCAAGTGCAGCAGGTCCAAAGTGATCGCTTGAGTGCTGTTGTTGTGGTAAGTACTTACTGCATTTTTGCTCCCTGGCACATGACCTCATGTCTACACTGGGCTGGTGTCAGTGTGGAAGAAGATGCTGACACTATTTGTCTGCAAGAAAGCAGGAATCATTTCATGGCACCTGAAGAAAACTTCAGGACCctttaatatattttctaaagCCAAGAACTGACTCAGAAGCTCTGGATGGAGAGTGATCATGGGTTGGCAGAAGAAAATTTCTCTCATCAGCATTTAGAATATGCAGACATAGCTGGAGGTAAAGAAGGTGTAAGTGAAAGTTAAATACCTTGTAAGTTCATCCATCTTTTTCAGATAGCTAAGCAGGGGTGGCATAAGAGCCCCCTCCAGTTTCTGATCCATGGGAAGGCTTATACACTGTATGGAGACCATGATTTTCTACTTTCTGAGATTTTTCCAATGAAGGGTGAGTAGTTTGCTAAGCCAAGatattagtctacagtgcccagGCTAGGCCTTGTTGTGGAATAGCAGGAATTCAATATCCAGGGCCATTTTGGAAAATGTTACTTGCAGTTCTGATCCCTTTCTTTCAAAGCAACCTGCAGGCTTTGTGAAACTAAAAGAAAAGTCTATTCTGCTCCTCTGACCAAGCTGGTTTATTCCCAATGGACAGGAAGAAATGTCTCAGCGTGATGATAGTACAGGGCTACAAGATGGGATATGTGGCTAGCTCTGATCTGCTGGGTGTCACTGGGTCATTTGttcaaaattcagttttcctATATGCAAAATAACATTGGTGATACTTCTTAATAAGTGCTGTGaattctgttaatatttttgtgAAGTTTTTAGATGCTTTGCCTGTGGATTATTCAAGTTACCAAGTATGCATAAAGGTAATTGTGTAGTCAGCAGCTACATGCCCCAAAACCACCATTGTGCATGTGAGCCAGATATATTGCTCAGGTAGTGCCGTTCCTTTGATTTGGCTTGTATCATAAGTTTTTGTGCCATTTCTAAAGAGCGTGATTTTCTCAGTTATGTCAGCTTTGGATGCCACAGTTCAAGCCATTTTGAAGGATCTTGACCTTCAGGGAACAACTTCTGAAACCAGGTGTTTCAGCATGTCAAGTTCCAACCCCCCAGGTTAGGGATAATCGGATGCTGACACTTTTAGGACTGCAGAGTTGTGACTGACGCAGGCTTTGTCAAGGCCAGTACTCTGTAGTAATGGCTAAGCGAGGTGTTTTCAGGGCAAATGTAAGAACCCGTAGCAGACAGACATAGTATAATCTGCTGCTCCCTGTTGTTATCCTAATTTATTATCATTGAAGTTTGTTCTAAGCCTGTAATCTTGaggtttagttttatttttgagatcattataattaatttttataGCTGAGGTCTCTTAATACATGGAAATGCCCAGTTCCTTTTTGCACTTTGATGTATGAGTATCTTCAGTGACTTCTTTGGATAAACAAATACATATTCAACTGTATAGTAtctgaaaaagcatttcattttaacttACAAATTTCCAGGTAGTAATTTcactattttttcccttcttcttgcaAAAATTCTTGATTCACTCTCAACTATACAGTTATTTTGTCGTGATTTCTCTTATTTCTCTGATGGCCAGGTGAAATTAGCTTTTTGGTCTCTCTTTTTACTCTTTTCTGAACCCCTTCCAACTCTGCACATAAATTGCAGTGACAGGGAAAGACCCTCTCTCAAATATTTGCAATTTGATTTACTCATTGTGGTCTATCTAGTATTTAATCAAAATCATAATCAGTCTTAAGTTCTGTAGTGGCAGAGGGTTGCACATGTCATGGGTGTTTCACTATGCAAAGGGGGTATGCAATAAATCAGCcttgaaaaagcagaattttcattGCCTCTTGGTCAGAAATTGTAGACTCCAAGAAAATAGCTTTTGGCAGTATCAGAAGAAGAATTTGGATCTGATGCATTGGTGCACTTTGGCAATAtcattgtttgtttattttgaggACCTGAAAAAATGTCCAACTCTGAATCTGCATAACAGGGCATTAAAAGCCTTTTTAGCCCTCTTAACTTGGAAGGTGTCTGTGAGAAAACATTCGTAATGTCTTAGAGCCGTTTCCTTGTCTGGAGAGCAGTACGTAGTTGGAAAACTAGTATGATAACAGAGGTGATATAAAAAACTGGCACAACTAATTTTTACGTTCCTATGATCAAGGTCTTGAAACTCAGGTTATTAGCACATTATTGGATTAAACaattaaacaacaaaaatggAACTTTATCCCTGATCTCTATAACTGGAACAACCAAAGTGTGTTCCACTGAATCTCACTGTATTTCAGTcattcagatgattttttttaagctgcaaaCATGAAATGTGCTGCACATTTTCAGGAGCCTTTGGTAGTGGGGGAAACAAATCCCAGATATCACCTTTGGCAATTCTTTCTGCTCAAATCTTATAAATAGAGGTGGGTAAGCATAGATGTAACCCTCGTAGAAAGTCCAAAGGCCATGCATTAGCTAAGCAGAAGAGTGCAAGGGAACACAGGCAGAGACTGTGAAGCTGTATCTACCCTTAGAAACAAAGTGATGTCAGTTATCATTAGTTTGGTGTTGATGATCACAAGGGTTAGTTTACTGAAAAGTCAACTATATATGTGTTATAACTTACATATTTCTAAAATTTGCAAGTCATTAAAAAGGTGCTTATATTAAAGTAATCAAAAGAGGACAGAAACAGTAGCTTGTATGCTTTCATTTCTATACATGCTTTAGATTtgctaatatttaaaataaagtaaggTAGAATCATGTTAAAGACACAATTGTTTCCTGTGATCTGAGGTTGGAAAGAAAACTATCACTCATTCTTGAAAAATATTCCTTAGTCCAAATTCCTGTGGACTTAAAAGTGATTTCTATGCAGAAAGATCATAATTTCATTAATGAGGAGATTTTTactcattttatattaaaatgggAGGATTATAATTTTTTAGTATTTATCAATAgacatttcagtaaaaaataagaTATATAAGTTTGATTATAAACTAAATTAGGCTTTAAGTGCTTTCACACTGACTCATTTGGTgttacaaatataaatatatatcaccTTCTGAACTTCTGAAGGGGCTCATTGTATTGCTCCCTAAAAATATACAtgtaacaaaaataaagcatcaaatatttaaaagacaCTGGGAGCAACTGCATAATTACAATTTGAGCAGAACTTAAATTCCTGACTCTTTCAATATATTTAGGATTACAGTTTTTAGTTCccagaaaatataaaaaatatttacatacaaTAGGAATTAATTGAAGTtccagaaatgaaaattaaatgtatttttaagattCAGGTTGATTTCTTTATTGTTGGTTCTCTTTTGCTACTGATTCAAATGATAGGCTTGAATGGTTTTTATTCATACAAAAAGTGAGACCCTTCTGtgcttttgcattttctgtttagGTTAGAGCTAAAAATAGAACTATGTATGGCCATATTAGCAGTATAGTAAACTGTAACCGTATATCTTTCAGTGTCTAGGTGCATTTTTGTGTGATGTAGCATATGTGACAGCTAAATGAAAAGCATATTACACTGCTATGCTGCTAGGCTGTGTTACAGGCAAAAGCATTAGTGAGATTACATGGTAAAGTATGGACACATTCACTGAGTAAGTGTTTTCAGGATCATGGGTTGATGATGGCtttttacagcctttttttttttttttgttcgcTCATTTTTGTCCATTGTGCTACACAAAAGGCTTGTAAGATATTTCTACATTCAGAGTGTAATGACCTCTCTGTGCTTTTACATACAATATTTAGGTTACATCCAAAAATAGACACATACCTAGCAACACAGAGTATTTCTTGCTAAACTGTAATAGGAATGGAATCATTTTATTCAGTGTGGCATGCATGTCAAGACAAAAATGGatgcattttcattttgacaGTGGCACGCAATCTAGGCTGAACTGCTGTAGGTGAAGCAGCAATGGCTTACTCACAAAAGTGAAGACCAGGCATGTGAGTATAGTCTCCCTGTATCTGGTTCTGATGAGAATGTGCTTCATAACGTAGCCAAATGTAATGGTAAAGCACCTTCCCACCTTTTTCTGTGTGCACTGGTAAGAACCTTTCCCAAGACTGTGGTCTTGTGCCCACATTGCAAGAATTCAATTGGGTAAGCAAATTTCCTGGCTACTGAAGTGACTCTTGGACTCCTTCCAAGAAAAGGCTAGAAAGAGCAATGGTCAAAGAAAATTCAACAAGGGAAAATGCTGTAGATTTCCTTCTTTTTGACCACTCCAATTACCTTTTGCGAAGAAGGGTCCTGCTTCAGTGTTTATTGAGTGAACAGTGTGTCCAGGAAGGCTTCAAATGCCTAAGTTGAATCCTTGCATGTCTGATATCTGCCTCAGAGGTAGAGGTAGAGATTTCTAGAGGTAGCGAAAGGGAAAGTGACAGAAGGAATAGCTTGAGACAAAGGGCTGGAAGGAATGTGGAGAGTAACGTGACTGTATTCGGAGATGCATAAGGGCAAAGGGAAATCATGGGCAGGAAAGGCTAACATTTAGATGAGGAGCTGGgctgaggggagggaagagagggactGACTGGGCAATCAGACTGCGGTTTTGTTAAAAGCCGTGTAGGAGAAGCCCACAGTAAGTGGATGTGCAAGTAGTAATTCTTCTTACAATAGACCATAGGACAAGAAAATGCTATTTGGATCATCAAGTCTGGGCTTTTCCTATATCAAACACCATTTGATCTTAAATCTTTAAATCCTTAAATTTTTAATCTTAAACTCCTTTTAACTGTAAAATTCACTAACAATTTTGTGCCTACTGTTCCTTTTGAAAAGCTGTTCCTCTAAGGCTTTGAAGAGTTCTTCTAATACCCTTTCCTCTTCTAGCATCCTTATttgctgtttgtatttgtattttctgaCCCTCTTGGTGCTTGCTTTCTTCATATAGTTTAGAAAGCAACATCATCCCTTTTTCAGGCTTTGTTTGACTAAGCTAAACAAATCAATTCCTTTTAGTCTTTTTTCTAAGGTCATCTCTGCACTTGTCTGATCATGATCATAATATCCCTTCTCTGCATCTGTTCTTCCTTCATGGAAATTTATTTCTTGCGAATATGTGACCAGATTTCTACATAATATTTCAAAGTGTTTTGTACAAAGTGATAGGAGTGCTTCCCTATCTCTGCTAGAAATACATCACCTGATTCTTCATGGGATGGCAGTTACATTCTCCATAGTTGTAACACATTGATTTCTCAGTCAGGTGAAAATTATTGCAAGACTTTTtcaggtggagcagggagggcgGGAGGTGGTTCCTAAGATAGTGGTTCTTCTGCCTACCTTCAGTCATCTAAATATTTGTTGGTTGAACCTTAGATATTAGAAAATCATTGCCACCTGCTGAGAGCAACTCATCTGTCTATCTTAgacataaaataaaagttttcttttcactGAGTTTCGAGATGGTCTACAGATGGCGCTCAGATTAGATGCCTAACTTCTAAAAAGTTAGATTATATGAGTAGCACCCTATGGGACTTTGAACTTTGGGCTGTTAGATGTCATCCATTTCTGTGACAGGCCTCAAGTTGTTCCTACAGTGAATGATGCCATCCAACTTGTGTCTTCAGCAAATGTTATTAGAACAGCCTAACTTCTTGTGCCATCATTAAGGTTTTAAATGTAGCACTGTATTGAATGTTTTACTGATTACAGAATAgacgagattttttttttcatttccattgaAGACCAGTCTTCTTCCCTAAGACCAGTCTAGTAAATAGTTGTTTTTCATAAACCTATAAGAATTTAGTTCATTTGCAGTATACTTTCATctcttatttatttcttctttcaaaactCATTCCAAACATATATGAATTTTAGTTCCTTTTCAGTCTATTTACATCTTACATTTGTTCTTTCCTCCAAAATTTGTTCCAAACAGGCAGGCTAATGGGCTTGTAGTCACATAGGTTGAGTTTTACCTTTCTTATTTATAAGCACTGTAGTTGTTTCTTTCCAATCTGATTATTTTAATCCAGTCTCAACAGTTTTattgagggagaaaagaaaaacccctCAATCCTATGATTTTGTTTGCCAGTTCTTTTTGAAATCTCGGATGGAGATCAGGTAGTAAGGATTTGGGGATGCTGAAGTCTCAGCATTTTACTTCTACCCTGGTGATAGCAGTTTCCATTCCCTGAGAGTCATCATTTATAGCAACTACTTTGATATGTAGTCACAATCATACCCAGCATAttgaaaatggaggaaaatacAGATTTATTGTCATAAGTTAGGATGGTGTCTCAAGAGAAAGACTGATCTACAAATGCCACCTTTTTTGTACTATTTGCCTGTACATCCTCTGTCTCCTCTTGGAGAAAGTCTGCTGTGCTTTTAGCATGGTTCTATATAACAGTTCTTATACTGTGTTTCTTTGGGATTGCACTTAGCTTCTTCTCCAACGCCATCCTTCCTACAGTTGTCTTATCTTCgcatctctttccttttctctgtctcgttttctctctctctctttttttttttccaatgtagtGGAGAAAGCTTTGCTACATATCTTCAATTTCTTCATAAATTTTGACTTGggttaatttttcatttctttttttttttgttgttgttttcccccCTGTGCTTCCTGGACTTTCAACTATAGATTTCTTTGCTggtgaaagctttcttttttcttt encodes:
- the LOC112993838 gene encoding protocadherin alpha-C1 isoform X4 translates to MEFKVLDINDNSPSFPLSEYHINVAEFLSPGARFTLPTAQDSDEGSNSVQNYTLSPNEHFCLEMQTHGDGSKYPELVLEKALDREQQATHRLILTAKDGGNPPKSGDVQVIVTVLDTNDNAPEFEHSVYRASMLENSPNGTLVVQVHATDMDEGPNGEVRYSFSNSTAADLQQIFLIHPHTGEVTVNGVLAVQRPLLEMLIEARDKGAFGMSSTAKLLVEITDVNNHAPEITIASLSSPIPEDAVPGTVIALLSIMDKDPGENGKITCQIPDNLPFQLKPSLENYYSLVTSGLLDRELISEYNITITATDLGFPPITTRKTLWVQISDVNDNPPVFAVDVCDVSVEENNALGAFLYQVSASDPDVGENGRVSYTLRNSTVAGSALASFLSVSLANGSIYAKRAFDFEQLRSFHFQVEAKDNGSPALSTAITVNVYISDQNDNAPAILYPTSQNGSVAVEIVPRLADEGYLVTKVVADDDDNAQNAWLSYHLSHSSDSTLFHLVPHSGELRTTRSMRSTDFLKHKVVVVVQDHGDPPLSSTVTVGILLADSLPQALPDFDDSGEPPPLLNATNLYLIVSLACISCVFAAFVLFLTLARLCHCATSHHHRCCSCCYCCPVDEYEKYCYNVRMLPSSHLTPDVLEVAGVGKLTHTYLYRASVGLQLGNGSIPNDDAGNLPSGLGLQMPGPCIQVQQVQSDRLSAVVVPKHPNPDWRYSASLRAGMQSAVHMEEAGVLRGGPGGPDQQWPTISSATPEPEAGEVSPPVGAGVNSNSWTFKFGPGNPKQGGPGELPDKFIIPGSPAIISIRQEPPNSQIDKSDFITFGKKEETKKKKKKKKGNKTQEKKEKGNSTTENSDQ